The genomic segment GGCAAAGAAACCAATTCAACGTCCTACCTGACCCCTGTGGTGATATACATCAGGGTTGCGTGTGTCAATCTCGGCTGCCATGTTAAAGTCTTGTGTAGAgagcagaggctgctgctgctgcatgtacATGCTTCCACGCTTGATCAAAGCATTGGCTCGTAGCTGTGAAAATTACAGAACAGAGGGAATGCGTAAGGTTGTATCTTTCCATGTTCTTTGTAACGGATGTCTTTGTTTATGTATACAAATTATTAGATTAACCACTAAACAACTATCTCAGAAGCTGAATTCCTCAACAAGGAACAACAACTAAACACTCCTGAACTAAACTATCCTTACCTTCACATTGGCATCTTGCATGTTGATTACCCGGTCCAAATCAGGTTGAGCAGCAGTAGCGTTGCCAATCAGCAGGAAGAAAGTGGCACGCAGCAGCAGGGCCTCGGCAGTATATCGACCACCTGACTCGATCTCCTTGGTGCATTCGCTGATGATCTTGTCGTagttctcctcctccatgtaCTGCTTTGCCTTCAGGTAGCCAGAGCTAAGgaagtaaagaagaagaaagaaaaaaaaaatcagaaaagttTTTATCTACCAATCCACAAATTCACCTAAATCCCTATTAAATTTCCTGTGGATAATTATGATGAATCATGGAGCCCCAGACACAGTGAGGCTTAAATTATCCGATGTACATCAGAATCTAAAGTGGAATACCATGCAGTTCCCTGAACACATCCATGCTTCCCTGAAGATACACACTGGATTTTGATGACTCAATGACTGCATCTCTAATGCCAAACTCTAGCTAAACTAGCTAAAAAGTAGCTAAATGGAGGACAGGCATGATAATTTCTAGACACATTCACACTAACCAGGAAGAATTTTTCATCACACCTTTCACACCTTCTGCCTGAACGTGTCAGAACTTTCACTGCAAACCAGCCCATTGTTTTACAATTAACTACCAGGGGAGCACAGGGGCACAGATTCCTATGGATCATTAGCAGCATCTTGTTTGGTATTACCAGCTCTTCTGTCCCTGCTTAAAATCTTAACTTATCAATAAAGTTAACACTAAGTAAATGTTCTCTGACCTCTCAGTGACCTCGGCTGCCTCGCCCTCTTTGTCCTTGTCTTcatctttcttctctcccttctgCAGGGGCTGtgagatgatgtcatcagtgaaCGAGCTAAAGTAGGACTTGATGAACTGAGGAGAGGGCATCATCGGCTCACGATTCTACAGAGGAGGGAAATAAAACCGTAAGTTTCTTGTGATGATACAGggacataaaacagaaagaagtgTCTCTTAAAATGGACAAATACCTTGTACTTCTCTTTGGCCTTCTCTTTTCCCAGCTGTTTCAGCACTTTGTCTGCTAGCAGCATGCTCTGTTGGTTCTGGAAGGCCTCAAGAATACACACCGCTGTGACATCTGGAGGATATGCAGGGAACAAAACAGACTGTCAGTAAACATCGCACATTTTAAGTTAAATttgaaaaagcacatttttaagACAAAGACAAGTGTCTTACCCTCTAGGCACTCCTTCTTGTTGTCTAGTTTTTCCAGAGCTTTAGCCCTCCTGAACAGAGCCTTGACATAGCGTGGATTTAGCTCCACAGCCTGAGAGCAGTCCTGTACCACTTCTGTCCACTTCATCTGAAATGACAGTTATACACTAATTACTTTCCAAACAATATCTGTATCCGAGTATACAGTGGTCCAGAGGTCTGTCTacccaaaatattttttacaggtGACACAGACCTGTCACAAATGAACAGAACCAAATGAATAAAGAACACCATAATACAGTTACCGAGTTCACTGATTAATCAAAGAGTCAACATTACACTTTTAGCTGGGAAGTTTGTGAGGTTTCATTAAGTTATGTGACATAACCCTTCAGTCAAACATGAAAGTGGAAAGATTTGAGAATGTTGGTGATTTGCACAGAATCTGCAACACATTAACCAAACAGGTGTAATCACAGTTTTCTGCAGGGGCATGCCATCTCTTCTGGCTTTAActtgtgagaaaaagagaaggccCCTTTAGCAAGCATTAAATCCAGTCAGTCCAATTCAGTCACATTTTAAGGTAAGGAAGGGAAAGGAGAATGAAACAGCATGATTTTCCTTCTACAAGCACCTCGACCAAGGGAACACCTCTTCAGAAAAGGACTGTGTGTGCCATACTGCAACAAGCAAGACACTTGCAAGGATAAAAAAAAGCTACAATGTTGTATGTTGATCATTTCTGTAAAAGAATAAATGGACAACCAATGTCTCTCTTGatgaaaatatctaaaattGTTTGAGTCTTTCACATTATAACAACAATATATGCACAGATTAAAAAAGGTGGTGCCAACCTGCTGTTCATaggctgctgctctgttctGGTAAAACGTTGACAAATCAGCCTTCTGCTCTGTGGGACAGAGAGCAATGGCCTCTGTGTAGCACTGGATGGCGTTCTCATACTTGCCAGCCTTGAAGTACTTGTTGCCCTTGTTCTTTGCTGCTTGGGCTCGATCCAAGGGGCTCTaataaaaagagagggaaagggtaACAGTTATTGATTAAATAGTCTCTCCTGTCACTCACTGGACTGGATGAGCCAGAAGACTGTTTAGTATCCCTCAGCATCTAACACTGCAACAGACCATTTACAACAACTATGCCTACAGGAGAGGTTAGGGATTCAAAATAATAATTGTAAATCAAACATTTATGGATGGGCATAAACACAAAACCCAAGTTCAGTGTTCTTGAGCTCAATCCTATAACATATGGTAGGCATAACTAATTGTAAACTAATCATAAACATCAATGGGAGGGCACAggcagaaaatgacagattCAGAGTGACTTCTCACTAACAACAGACCTCTGGGCAGCGCCATTAAATTAAGGCTGGGTAAATGTTTGTAGAGTTGCTCCAGCCCTAATGTAGCTTGAACTTCGCTGAAAACGTTGATTACTTCGTAACATTTTGGCTGAAAGCGCAATCATTCCCCAAAAGGTAACACAGACCTTTGGACTCCGCACAGTGAATGGACTATTACCGAGTAGGTCTAGCTATGTAAATCGGATCGGATGGCGTGTAAGAGATGACGGCCACCTGTAGCTTGTTACTGAATGTGATAAAACTGGCTCTACCATGAACAGACTGATTCAAATGACAGCCATCCCCGCCCCACTTTCTGAGCCGATCACGTTAGCAATCATGCCCACAGCACATTTACAATTGCTATTAACACCAGTTAACACACTCGTCATGTTATGCCCACATGCGTTTCCCACATAGCTAACCAGCTGAACTTCCACATTGTATGTCAACTAGTCTTGCTTTACAGGCGTGTAGTGATAGACACTTGCAGCCAGGCTAGTTCAGCTAGCTAACCTAGCCTAGCTAGCTTCGGTGATAACGTTAGCTTACGAAACAGCTAGCTAGCAGTTAACACTGGCTAATCCACCACCGATGAGCCGGTTGCTATCATGGGCGCTATCGGCCTTGCTCTAGTGAAGGTAGCTGTCACTGACAGCGTCAGTAACGTTAGGTGTCCTTGACTGTACTTACACGGCAATGACAGGTTTAGCCATTACAGCGTACGTACTAAACAATAACATATCGTGTTAATGTAATGACTGCTATATAAACAGCGGAAGCACGAGGAGTCTCCAAGCAACAGTAACGTTACCATGTTCTCCTGTTCTCGACTGGCTCGAGCTGCGCCGTCTTGGCCCTGCACGGGACTGGCGCTGCCTTCTGGTGTTTTCCGTTCCCCGgtccctttcctttccttcgTCCTGCTGCGGTTCCAAAGGTAAACCGCCCCCACTCCCAGCACTATGGGAGTCCCGACTAACAGCGCTAGCTGCCAGCGGGGTAGTCCTGTCCCGGACTGCGGCTCGACTGGCTTTGAAGCAGCCATGATCTACAACCGAGCAATGGTTAGCCAGCCAGTACCACCACCAGACAGCGTGAGTAGGAGCCGCTTCTTCTTCCCGTGCTCAGCGAGGTCACACAGCGAGGAATCATGGGATACTTGCGGACAAGCTACGGGCTGTGTGTAATTGTAGTACCACCGTAGCATTTTGTAGTCCAAACATTATCTATGAGCGTTTGAGAAGCAGAATAGATGCGCCCAGAGAAATCATAATTAGACAAATGTTCCCTACATAAGTTTACTTTAGTAGTTCTCTGTGTAAACTATACAGTTCTTTAAATGACAGTGTGCAGTGAAGGGCActgttaaaatacatttgaaatctGCATCATATGAATACCTTTATGTACACATGTATGTACGTATCTAAAGAGTCGTATAGAGAAGATTAGTTATAAAGACATTTCTAGACAATGCCTAACGTCTAGAAACAAAATAGCAAGCCTGGCTATACCACAATTTAGTTTGCACTCACTTAACTATAtatcaattttatcagactATTAGACATGTGGTTTCCAGGTTTTACAAGCTAGCGACTAAAGCGCCACTTTCGGTTTTGTTTGTTAAGTGAATGATGACAGCAATATATTAACTGGCACAACTTtgtggaagaaaaacaggacatttaaaGTAATCATAATATGAAATCTTCCACCAAAATCCTACCACATTAATGATGTTTGTGAATCTTGAAAAGTTAGTTATTTGTCTGTGGGATGACTGCAGCCACGAGGTGGCAGTGCCGCTAACTCTCAATGAATCCATGCtcttattgttaaaaaaaaatacccacTCCAATTAAAAATGCTGCATGTGTACCTCTGCACATGTACATTGTTGTTTGTGAagagacattttggaaaatgctAACTGCTGTCACAAAAAAGAACCCCAACACCATTTCATCCTGATCAATGTAGATTTATCAATGTGgagttaaagtgtgtgtttctgtgtttgtatcttTGCCAggttctgtctcctctctgtcccatTTCAGAGCTTAGTGCTTGTCTGGATGGTGCTGGAGCCTGACCATTCAATTTGTGCCTAAAGCCATCTGTCCCCAAACAGTGACCAGCACTGAACCGTTTTCAAAGTCAACTGTATTTAGCTGGTTAGAGGGGAGTAGCTGAAATGTAGAGCCTTGTCCTTGCAGTAACAAGGACCTTTGATAGGACAACTGTTCCCATATGTGGTGTTCTAAAATTCAAGGACATGCTGTAAATTATGCTGTAACCTGTGCACACATCACATACCTATTGTTTCATTCTGTTCTTGGTGCTGCACCAAATCCATAATTTATACTAACCctaagaataaaatgtgaaaattgtttatattttgattAGTCCAGGTTGAGTAGCTTAAAACATGTTGCATCCTTCAGAATAATCAATTTTGCACTGACACAGTAGCTTGTTTTGAAAAGCCACAAAATCAATTTTGCCACTAAACTACACTAACACGTGATGAGACACAATAAccttgtactgtgtgtgtgtgtgtgtgtgtttgttagctATGGTGAAACTCTCTTCAATGATCCAACAGATATTGTTGCTTTACAAAggtggaaaaaaatatatactgaCAGAGGTTATAATAAGGATGTCTGATCTTCCAGCTATTCCTGACTCTGTATGTTATTCCTGTAAAATGTGCTCGCTATTGTCAGCACAGCCCGGCTTAGCTTTAGCCCCCACCACTAGATGTTTGGTAACCTGTGGCTACTGAGATGTGTCAGTGCTCCTATAACGCTGGGAAGTGTTTGGATGAAGGAGCAggtattttgaaaatgtaagtCTATATAGATCACCTGACGTAAATATACTTAATCAATCCTGCTTGATCATTTAATCAGGTTAACGTCAGAGGCTCATGCAGGTAGATTTTTATTAATAcagtttattgttgttttgttccaTGGCTGGCTGTTCTAAAATATTTTTGGCATTAATTTTATATCATTCGTTACACAATATCTTTAAAATCCAGTATTTCTAAAATGAGTGACGTGTGTttttggcacacacacaatggagCAGAAAGTAAGCTGAGTCAGTTAGTCAATAGGGATTCACTGTTGGAGTTGGATCACAGCCTCCTGTCTCTGCATTCACAAGTTTGATCCTCCACCCATTCAACAAGAATTGAAACATAGTATTACATTGTTTTACTCCATTTATTTGCACTtctttaaatactgtatttaacaaccactgtaaaaaaaatcaaaggtgTATCAAAAGGTGTTAACCCGGCTAATTTATCTGGATCTCAATTATTTTCCTAGTAACTGAAAAATATTGGATTATTTCCATGGATGATTTGTATAATCTAATATCATATAGGCAGATATTAAAAatagttgtgtttgtgtgtgacctCAATTGGCTCCCAAAGTTAGAAAAAGGACAGATTACTGTAATCTTGTTCTCAGTCAAGATCTGAGGTTACATGACAAAGCAGCAAAGATGTCTCATAAGATCACCTGCAGGGATTAGTCGTCCTCTTTGAGAACCAGATTTCTGAGACAATTAGTAGCATTTTGATCCTTTTAGTTTGTGAGGGTCTGAAGGAGGGTTTATATCGTGTTCAAGTATGACTCTTAGCTTCAGTTTCTGAACTCTCAAGACATTATTGTGTCTAGTGCACTACAATGTTTTTACCTTTAACATATTCAGTACAGCCTGTTTTGCTTAGGCCACTTAAAGAGTGAAACATTGATGACCTGTAATGAACACCACAGATACCTGGAGACTCCACTGTGACTCTATTGCATTTTGCATATCTTATATTGTTAATAATATGTCCTCTtttgaattaattttaattgtAGAATTaccagtgtgtttttctgttagaTTTTATATTCAAATGCAAAATGCTCTAGTGCcacaaaatgttgaaaagttAACCCTGTGGTCCAGTAAGTAAGTCAGTGTACAATAATGTGCTTATGattgtttgtgcacatgtaGCTTTTTTAGTTGCTTAACTTAAATTGCATTATATATGGGAAATGTGCTTTACTTAGATTTAAAAAAGCAtctctaaaacaaaaacaagaaaaaaatgtctctgtAGATCAGTAGTACTCAGTGTAATATGAAAAGATatgttccctctctgtcctaTATTACACAAGCCCCGGGCTCACAGCGCACAGCGGCAGACAGAGATGCCTGCACTCCATAATTATTGACAGGTTTGATGTACTCAGCGAGTGGAAAGTATGGGGAAATTGGAGTTTCAGTTGTCTACCCCCAGGCCCGTGACTGTAATGGAAAGATTAAAAGCAGTGGTCACATCACACACCCAGTGCCAAAATACTAGCCATTCCTCCCTTCCTGTTTATCCCCATCACCTCCATTTTTACTTTCTTCTTTCAGCGACGTTAAATAGATTAGAGGGGATTCACTTATTTAAAGACTTGAGGAAAagctctgcagtttatttttggATCAATCCAAAAATAACACAACTACGGCCACAGTGCTTGAGGCACCAGCGGGATCTAATTGAAGTAAGTTACCTTTGCCTTGTGGGACAGTGTTGAGTAGTAGAGCAGCCAGTCAGTTAGAGGATTAGTAGGTCAGCTCAGCGTTGTCTTTACTCTCTACACCACTCAGCTGGAATCATACTTTCATCTGTTGCACCAAGAGGCTCTCCGTCCAACTCCATCATGTCTCTCAGGCTGCTGCCTGCCATTATTATGGacaatgatgaagatgatgatggtaaCTTCACAAAATGGATGAGCAGTTACTGGGGTCATGGAGCAGAAGGTGGACACTCCAGAGACAGAAAACGCAGTTTCAGAAGACCtggaaaaacacaagctgaTCGAAGAGCATCACTCCCAACTGTGGTAAGGTCCCCTGGCATTTACTGGATGCATGCCTGTGACTTTGTTAAACATGAATTTGCACTGACATGTAAAcagctttttttatttctttttttttttttcttccaatttCTGCCTTCTATCGTGTCTGACCTCAGCATGTAGTGTTTTACTTAAACACTACGCACttaactaattaactaataaattaacaatatactgtatgcccctatattaatagaaataaaataatgtggaaaatgtatgaaagttatttacagtatatgcaaAGACTGAGGTTGAATCATTAAGAAAGCATGatattatttacagtatattttgtcAGACAGTGACAGCAAAGTAATGCATGTATATACTCAGCAGACATGGAAAACCCACACGCTGGTATGAGTGCTATGCAGGCTATGTAGGTCTGTTATAGTGTTTAGTAATAGGATGTCCTGACCTGTGATTTGCCTCCACCAATTTCACATCAATACTGTCTGCTGATGCAGAAGTATATGACGTTTCCCCagcacacactaaaacacagacagacagattggAGTCTTGTTTATAATTGATTATATCTGTATGTAGATCATGCAGACGTACGTTAATTAAACTTTCTGAGCTGTTGTTTTGTAACATGCGAAATTTCCGACATAAAACCTACAAAGTACAGAATTCTTAATGCTGTGAGTAATAATACTGGTGTCAGCTCCTCTCATTACTTCTTCAGAGTTCTGTATTACCTCACATCAGTGTGATCAAACACTGAGTTCACTGCCTCATGTGACTGACAGGAAGTCTTCAAATGAACCTTGGTGCAAGTCTGGTTTCCATGTTGATGCACGGTATATGTAAGTTTTAGAGATATTCTTGTTATAGGGACGTCAGAGGTCAGTAGTAGCCACACAGCTGCACACCTCTGTCTCATACAGTAAGTGCTCAGTATGCAATACAGTATTGAGGACAATTTAGCAAGATGGATGTttaccaaaatgtaaacatttaccCTGTATAATTAATGGACCGGTGAAGGCAttagcaatgtgtgtgtgcagttgaattcatgttttttttcttctggcaGTTGATATAGTCTGAATTAATTTTACTGACAAAAGTCAAATGACCTGCACAATCAAGGAACTTGATGCCAGTGCATGTGATGGATTTCCAAGCATAGATTTGATCCATTTATTCATTAGATTTGCCACATGTAGAATTCTTCATTAATTTGTCTGGCAGTGCTGATAATATTGAGATTTTTTGAGGTCTTGAGTTTTATTCTTTAGGAACCAAAGTAAATCCTCTGAGTTaaatggcagaaaaacacattgCAGCCACATGACCTAACTGTTAATCCACACTACTGCAGGTGGATGTGTAATGCAGCATGAACTCAAatgcattcttttttttctataacCACAGCACAAACGGTTGGGTTTCATGCAGAAGAACTGACAGAGCATGATGGTGGACTCATGGGTTCTCAGTTAGATCTCACCTTTTGGATACCATAACACAGTGGTCCAACACTGTTCAGGATAATTCAACAGTAATTTATCAATGAGAAGAACAAATCAGAATATTCACCTtacacaagcaaaaaaaaaaacaaacaaactttattcTGTACTGTGAACCCCTCATACCCAGAGGCAAACTATAATTAGGTGGTTGTTACTTCTGACTTTGCTAACATGTTACTTAAGGATATTGGAGAGTGAGTGACTAACCTCATTCACAGACAAAGGCTCAGCAGAATCATCTGTCTGGTTTTAATGTTCTCATGAGCCGCTCTTTACATTTTCAGCTACAGCTATTTATTTTCAGCTGACTTTGAACCAGTGTGGACAAGTAAGAACTGTTATGTTGTGTAATGACACTTTGTCCCTCTCTGTGTGATCCACAGTCACAATTAGATGCCATGAAGTTGAACAAGCTCCATGCAGCGACAATGGCTCCCTCTCCCAGCCACATCAAgacaagagaggagaagggggaggtCAGGCCCCACCAGAGAGCCCGTCGCGCCTCCTCAGATGACAACAGCCGCCCAAAGTCAGCCATCCCAGAGAACCGCATCACCACCATCCCGGAGCTCACAGAGTCCTTCGAGAAGAGACTTCGTGTCCGTGATAAGAGGACCATGTCTCTGGTGAGCAGTGGTACTATCAAAAttcatgtgctttttttttttttttaaaatgagccCAGTGTGTTGTTGATTATAAAGTTAAATGCAGGTTCATGTCGGGTTTGGTACACTCTGTCTTTCACTAACAGGGTATTACAAAGCTCTTCAAGATTAAGGAGCTCTTAAAGAGAATTAAAAGGTGTATTACCTTAATGTGTTGACAGGATCATGGCTGGGTTAGGATTGCATTGATTCAATGTCTAGATAACTCCTACGTTTTTATATTTGGATATTTTAGTActtcatattttttgttgttattaacTTGCATTCTCTGATTTGAAAGCTCAGTGTTCTTTGAACTTTACAGTACAAGGTTTAGGTTAATTGTATTGTGTAACATTTGTCAACATTTGTATCTACAGagtatattttctgtatttactaTGGCATACAGTGTTTGTATTGTTTGCTTATCCATTATAATTTAGAGGATTTTTGGAGAGGAATCTGTGGCTAAACGCATATTATATCCAAGacaactttcaaaataaaagctgttggTTGCTGTTTACCATCAAGCCTTTGTAACGTAAATACacaaatgttttacagtgaacTGGTGTTGTAGGATAACAGTGCAATTTCTATTCTAAATATATGACATAGATActattacatttaattttttgcCAGATGTTTCGTGTAAAATCTATCGTTGactctttttttaacagaatGAGGATAACAAGTTGTGCCTGATCTGCTATGAGGACATGCGTAAGAGTGGAGGAGTTCAAGAG from the Lates calcarifer isolate ASB-BC8 linkage group LG17, TLL_Latcal_v3, whole genome shotgun sequence genome contains:
- the tomm70a gene encoding mitochondrial import receptor subunit TOM70, producing the protein MAASKPVEPQSGTGLPRWQLALLVGTPIVLGVGAVYLWNRSRTKERKGTGERKTPEGSASPVQGQDGAARASREQENMSPLDRAQAAKNKGNKYFKAGKYENAIQCYTEAIALCPTEQKADLSTFYQNRAAAYEQQMKWTEVVQDCSQAVELNPRYVKALFRRAKALEKLDNKKECLEDVTAVCILEAFQNQQSMLLADKVLKQLGKEKAKEKYKNREPMMPSPQFIKSYFSSFTDDIISQPLQKGEKKDEDKDKEGEAAEVTESSGYLKAKQYMEEENYDKIISECTKEIESGGRYTAEALLLRATFFLLIGNATAAQPDLDRVINMQDANVKLRANALIKRGSMYMQQQQPLLSTQDFNMAAEIDTRNPDVYHHRGQLKILLDQVDEAVGDFDECILLRPDSALAQAQKCFALYRQAYTGNNPAQVQTAMDGFEDVIRRFPKCAEGYALYAQALTDQQQFGKADEMYDKCIELEPDNATTYVHKGLLQLQWKQDLDLGLELISKAIEIDNKCDFAYETMGTIEVQRGNLDKAIEMFNKAINLAKSEMEMAHLYSLCDAAYAQTEVARKYGLKPPTL
- the lnp1 gene encoding leukemia NUP98 fusion partner 1 isoform X3, translated to MSLRLLPAIIMDNDEDDDGNFTKWMSSYWGHGAEGGHSRDRKRSFRRPGKTQADRRASLPTVSQLDAMKLNKLHAATMAPSPSHIKTREEKGEVRPHQRARRASSDDNSRPKSAIPENRITTIPELTESFEKRLRVRDKRTMSLNEDNKLCLICYEDMRKSGGVQELHCTHRFHKECVEQWLWKKQTCPTCRVHVSMPKPLYWSSSRTLVP
- the lnp1 gene encoding leukemia NUP98 fusion partner 1 isoform X1, with the protein product MSLRLLPAIIMDNDEDDDGNFTKWMSSYWGHGAEGGHSRDRKRSFRRPGKTQADRRASLPTVSQLDAMKLNKLHAATMAPSPSHIKTREEKGEVRPHQRARRASSDDNSRPKSAIPENRITTIPELTESFEKRLRVRDKRTMSLNEDNKLCLICYEDMRKSGGVQELHCTHRFHKEAARKSEQCRPRSGSEAAACQVRRLSDERRKSADEPLCTQKEQHTPRRQLSLRRHR
- the lnp1 gene encoding leukemia NUP98 fusion partner 1 isoform X2, producing the protein MSLRLLPAIIMDNDEDDDGNFTKWMSSYWGHGAEGGHSRDRKRSFRRPGKTQADRRASLPTVSQLDAMKLNKLHAATMAPSPSHIKTREEKGEVRPHQRARRASSDDNSRPKSAIPENRITTIPELTESFEKRLRVRDKRTMSLNEDNKLCLICYEDMRKSGGVQELHCTHRFHKEAARKSEQCRPRSGSEAAACQCVEQWLWKKQTCPTCRVHVSMPKPLYWSSSRTLVP